In the genome of Fulvivirga maritima, one region contains:
- a CDS encoding NADH:flavin oxidoreductase — protein sequence MNLESLFEPFSYGGLSLKNRFVMAPMTRSKSPKGIPTGEVADYYARRAASDVGLILTEGTVIDRPSSKNHPDIPNFYGEALNGWEKVVQDVHANGGEIAPQIWHVGNTTIPGITMPDPMEGPETMSVEDIEDSIKKFAESAAAAKRLGFDCLELHGAHGYLIDQFFWTGTNKRTDEYGGDTIVKRNKFALEVIKAVRAAVGKDMVIIMRLSQWKQQDYTVKLAQNPAEMEQWLQPMVEAGVDIFHCSQRRFWEPEFEGSDLNFAGWAKKITGQPTITVGSVGLSGDFLGSFAGQGAEKNNNLDELTRRYERGDFDLIAVGRAILQDFEWVKKMKEGKVEELREFTAESLAQYY from the coding sequence ATGAATTTAGAATCTTTATTCGAACCGTTCTCATATGGTGGATTATCATTGAAAAACAGGTTTGTAATGGCCCCTATGACTCGCTCCAAATCGCCAAAAGGTATACCTACTGGCGAAGTAGCAGATTATTATGCTCGTCGTGCGGCTTCAGACGTAGGCCTGATTCTTACGGAGGGTACGGTAATAGACAGACCATCATCTAAAAATCATCCTGACATCCCTAACTTTTATGGTGAGGCACTCAATGGTTGGGAAAAAGTAGTGCAAGATGTACATGCTAATGGTGGTGAAATAGCACCTCAGATTTGGCACGTGGGTAACACCACTATTCCGGGTATTACTATGCCTGATCCTATGGAAGGACCGGAGACGATGAGTGTAGAAGATATTGAAGATTCAATTAAGAAGTTTGCTGAATCTGCCGCAGCAGCCAAGAGGTTGGGTTTCGACTGCCTGGAACTGCATGGTGCACATGGCTACCTGATCGACCAGTTTTTCTGGACGGGAACGAACAAACGTACTGATGAGTATGGTGGCGATACCATAGTCAAGCGAAATAAATTTGCTCTGGAAGTGATAAAGGCGGTGAGAGCAGCTGTGGGTAAAGATATGGTGATCATCATGAGACTTTCTCAGTGGAAGCAGCAAGATTATACAGTAAAGCTGGCGCAAAACCCTGCTGAGATGGAGCAGTGGTTGCAACCCATGGTAGAAGCAGGAGTAGACATTTTCCATTGTTCTCAAAGGCGTTTTTGGGAACCTGAGTTTGAAGGTTCTGATCTTAACTTTGCAGGTTGGGCCAAAAAAATTACGGGACAGCCCACCATCACCGTAGGTAGTGTAGGTCTTAGTGGTGATTTCCTCGGCAGCTTTGCAGGCCAGGGAGCAGAGAAAAATAACAATCTGGATGAGCTTACCAGAAGGTATGAAAGAGGTGATTTTGACCTGATAGCAGTAGGAAGAGCTATTTTACAGGATTTTGAATGGGTGAAAAAAATGAAAGAGGGTAAAGTAGAAGAGCTGAGAGAGTTTACAGCAGAAAGCCTTGCTCAATATTATTAA
- a CDS encoding DUF4145 domain-containing protein, with translation MKNIELIKKICSECIVEGESLLITKWEDRYMGGFVIANPISYVDLEGFKKWKSNCNVLINLLGELADPWKEIFHGEKGNTLTNTTSMIGGLKSINDTIDKGYLVRIEDIIYAEAFSNLIDQAEYLFDQGYFLASGVISRAVLEEKLRAICDHQGVVFSKHRPTLSDFNGELYKNKFYDKIEFKNFDYLASVGNHAAHNQPITKEDISKLIRGVTEALSKY, from the coding sequence ATGAAGAATATTGAACTAATAAAGAAAATTTGCTCAGAATGCATCGTTGAAGGTGAATCGCTCCTTATTACCAAATGGGAAGATAGGTATATGGGGGGCTTTGTTATTGCAAACCCCATTAGTTATGTTGACCTTGAAGGGTTTAAGAAATGGAAATCCAATTGTAACGTTCTAATAAATCTATTGGGTGAGCTTGCCGACCCATGGAAGGAGATCTTTCATGGAGAAAAGGGTAATACACTGACTAATACCACCTCAATGATTGGAGGGCTAAAATCAATTAATGATACAATTGATAAAGGATACTTGGTCCGGATTGAGGATATCATTTATGCTGAAGCCTTTTCCAATCTAATAGATCAAGCTGAATATTTATTTGATCAAGGATATTTCCTTGCATCCGGTGTAATTTCTCGGGCTGTACTGGAAGAAAAACTTAGAGCAATTTGTGACCATCAAGGAGTTGTGTTTAGTAAGCATAGACCTACATTATCCGACTTTAATGGAGAATTGTACAAGAATAAATTCTATGACAAAATCGAATTTAAAAACTTTGATTATTTGGCATCAGTAGGGAACCACGCAGCACACAATCAGCCAATAACTAAAGAGGATATTTCAAAGCTCATAAGGGGTGTAACAGAAGCTCTTTCCAAATATTAG
- a CDS encoding IS110 family transposase, which produces MKKMRANAAGIDIGAKHIFVSVENKDVRVFETFTESFKEASCYLLSEGIETVAMEATGVYWIILYEILESAGLDVWLVDGRQTRQVPGRKTDVKDCQWIQQLHSHGLLNRCFVPDAQVKEVRAYQRLREDHLRTASMHVNHMQKALIEMNIRLKEVLSQIYGASGLAIIEAILAGERDAQKLLSLCHSSIREKKASQVIKALSGYYTESGLFALGQAYGGYKFYKQQILACDQKLEEVMKRFNNYDSDMESKNEIDSVKDRKPVRHNKPDIDHLGGHLLKIFSGKDATCLPGITDYTWLQLYSEIGMELCKWPSEKHFTSWLGLSPGQHQSGKKNKTRNRKYRPKAGQIFRQIAQSLIESKKIALGAFGRRLKSKRGPGIATKATARKLAVLYWRLMVKGLDYTERGIKAYEEKMQLHRERWLVKTAKELGYELEQIPI; this is translated from the coding sequence ATGAAAAAGATGAGAGCAAATGCTGCAGGCATAGATATAGGAGCCAAGCACATTTTCGTATCCGTGGAAAACAAGGATGTTCGTGTTTTTGAGACTTTCACTGAAAGTTTTAAAGAGGCATCGTGTTATTTATTATCAGAGGGGATCGAGACAGTGGCCATGGAAGCCACCGGCGTTTACTGGATCATCCTTTATGAGATCCTAGAATCAGCAGGTTTAGATGTCTGGTTAGTAGATGGGCGCCAGACAAGACAAGTACCAGGTCGAAAGACTGATGTAAAGGACTGTCAATGGATTCAGCAACTTCATAGTCATGGCTTATTGAATCGCTGTTTTGTTCCCGATGCACAAGTGAAGGAAGTTCGTGCTTACCAGCGGTTGCGAGAAGATCATCTCAGAACAGCCTCTATGCATGTAAACCACATGCAAAAGGCGCTAATAGAGATGAACATCCGGCTCAAAGAAGTGCTCAGTCAGATATATGGCGCCAGTGGTCTGGCGATCATAGAAGCCATCCTGGCAGGGGAACGTGATGCCCAAAAGCTCTTATCCCTGTGCCATAGCAGTATTAGAGAAAAGAAAGCCTCTCAAGTCATCAAGGCACTTTCAGGCTATTATACCGAGTCAGGGTTATTTGCTTTGGGACAGGCATACGGTGGTTACAAATTTTATAAACAACAAATACTGGCATGTGACCAAAAACTGGAAGAAGTCATGAAGCGGTTCAATAACTACGATTCAGATATGGAAAGCAAAAATGAAATAGATTCTGTCAAAGATCGAAAACCTGTTAGACATAATAAACCTGATATAGACCACTTAGGAGGACACCTGCTCAAAATCTTTTCAGGCAAAGATGCTACGTGTTTACCGGGTATTACCGATTATACCTGGCTACAATTGTATTCTGAAATAGGCATGGAACTTTGTAAGTGGCCCAGCGAGAAACACTTCACTTCATGGCTAGGATTATCTCCAGGTCAACACCAGTCTGGCAAGAAAAATAAAACCAGAAACAGAAAGTACAGGCCAAAGGCAGGACAAATATTCAGACAAATAGCCCAAAGTTTAATAGAAAGCAAAAAGATAGCACTGGGAGCTTTTGGGCGTAGATTGAAAAGCAAAAGAGGTCCAGGCATAGCCACTAAAGCTACCGCCCGAAAACTGGCCGTACTCTACTGGCGGCTTATGGTAAAAGGGCTTGATTACACAGAACGGGGCATCAAAGCATATGAAGAAAAAATGCAGCTCCATAGGGAAAGATGGCTAGTAAAAACAGCTAAAGAATTAGGTTATGAGCTTGAACAAATACCTATTTAG
- a CDS encoding zeta toxin family protein: MSTLNNLYIISGCNGAGKTTASYTLLPEILDCNEFVNADEIAKGLSPFNPESEAMAAGRLMLSKIDRLISRKNDFGFETTLSTRSYKNLITKARENGYRLTLLFFWLRNPDLAVKRVETRVKEGGHNIPEDVIRRRYENGLKNFFSIFEPLVDEWMFIDNSGEPYQIVAYKNTKGSIINNQGLWDDLKNKYQNN, from the coding sequence TTGAGTACGTTGAATAATTTATATATCATATCAGGTTGTAACGGCGCTGGAAAAACTACAGCTTCATACACTCTTCTACCAGAAATATTGGACTGCAATGAATTTGTGAATGCGGATGAAATTGCGAAAGGGTTATCACCATTTAACCCCGAATCAGAAGCCATGGCAGCAGGAAGATTAATGCTGTCTAAAATTGACAGGTTGATTAGTAGGAAAAATGATTTTGGTTTCGAAACAACCCTCTCAACAAGAAGTTATAAGAATTTAATAACAAAAGCCCGGGAAAACGGATATCGCTTAACTCTTCTATTCTTTTGGTTAAGAAATCCTGATTTGGCTGTTAAACGAGTCGAAACCAGAGTTAAAGAAGGTGGGCACAACATTCCAGAAGATGTTATTAGAAGACGGTATGAGAATGGACTGAAGAATTTCTTTTCGATATTTGAACCACTTGTTGATGAATGGATGTTTATAGATAATTCAGGGGAACCTTATCAAATTGTTGCGTATAAAAACACAAAAGGAAGCATTATCAATAATCAAGGTTTGTGGGACGATTTAAAAAATAAATACCAAAATAACTAG
- a CDS encoding IS110 family transposase, protein MKKMRANAAGIDIGAKHIFVSVENKDVRVFETFTESFKEASCYLLSEGIETVAMEATGVYWIILYEILESAGLDVWLVDGRQTRQVPGRKTDVKDCQWIQQLHSHGLLNRCFVPDAQVKEVRAYQRLREDHLRTASMHVNHMQKALIEMNIRLKEVLSQIHGASGLAIIEAILAGERDAQKLLSLCHSSIREKKASQVIKALSGYYTESGLFALGQAYGGYKFYKQQILACDQKLEEVMKRFNNYDSDMESKNEIDSVKDRKPVRHNKPDIDHLGGHLLKIFSGKDATCLPGITDYTWLQLYSEIGMELCKWPSEKHFTSWLGLSPDQHQSGKKNKTRNRKYRPKAGQIFRQIAQSLIESKKIALGAFGRRLKSKRGPGIATKATARKLAVLYWRLMVKGLDYTERGIKAYEEKMQLHRERWLVKTAKELGYELEQIPI, encoded by the coding sequence ATGAAAAAGATGAGAGCAAATGCTGCAGGCATAGATATAGGAGCCAAGCACATTTTCGTATCCGTGGAAAACAAGGATGTTCGTGTTTTTGAGACTTTCACTGAAAGTTTTAAAGAGGCATCGTGTTATTTATTATCAGAGGGGATCGAGACAGTGGCCATGGAAGCCACCGGCGTTTACTGGATCATCCTTTATGAGATCCTAGAATCAGCAGGTTTAGATGTCTGGTTAGTAGATGGGCGCCAGACAAGACAAGTACCAGGTCGAAAGACTGATGTAAAGGACTGTCAATGGATTCAGCAACTTCATAGTCATGGCTTATTGAATCGCTGTTTTGTTCCCGATGCTCAAGTGAAGGAAGTTCGTGCTTACCAGCGGTTGCGAGAAGATCATCTCAGAACAGCCTCTATGCATGTAAACCACATGCAAAAGGCGCTAATAGAGATGAACATCCGGCTCAAAGAAGTGCTCAGTCAGATACATGGCGCCAGTGGTCTGGCGATCATAGAAGCCATCCTGGCAGGGGAACGTGATGCCCAAAAGCTCTTATCCCTGTGCCATAGCAGTATTAGAGAAAAGAAAGCCTCTCAAGTCATCAAGGCACTTTCAGGCTATTATACCGAGTCAGGGTTATTTGCTTTGGGACAGGCATACGGTGGTTACAAATTTTATAAACAACAAATACTGGCATGTGACCAAAAACTGGAAGAAGTCATGAAGCGGTTCAATAACTACGATTCAGATATGGAAAGCAAAAATGAAATAGATTCTGTTAAAGATCGAAAACCTGTTAGACATAATAAACCTGATATAGACCACTTAGGAGGACACCTGCTGAAAATCTTTTCAGGCAAAGATGCTACGTGTTTGCCGGGTATTACCGATTATACCTGGCTACAATTGTATTCTGAAATAGGCATGGAACTTTGTAAGTGGCCCAGTGAGAAACATTTCACTTCATGGCTAGGATTATCTCCAGATCAACACCAGTCTGGCAAGAAAAATAAAACCAGAAACAGAAAGTACAGGCCAAAGGCAGGACAAATATTCAGACAAATAGCCCAAAGTTTAATAGAAAGCAAAAAGATAGCACTGGGAGCTTTTGGGCGTAGATTGAAAAGCAAAAGAGGTCCAGGCATAGCTACTAAAGCTACCGCCCGAAAACTGGCCGTACTCTACTGGCGGCTTATGGTAAAAGGGCTTGATTACACAGAACGGGGCATCAAAGCATATGAAGAAAAAATGCAGCTCCATAGAGAAAGGTGGCTAGTAAAAACAGCTAAAGAATTAGGTTATGAGCTTGAACAAATACCTATTTAG
- a CDS encoding winged helix-turn-helix transcriptional regulator, with amino-acid sequence MTRNKLAECNCSLADAMNSLGTKWKPIIICAIGQKKLRFGSIAALIHIISRKVLTDQLKELVADGILLREEHKEVPPRVEYSLSAKGLELLPIFKQLEAWEQKYKKCD; translated from the coding sequence ATGACCCGAAATAAACTGGCAGAATGTAATTGTTCACTGGCTGATGCTATGAACTCACTAGGCACCAAATGGAAGCCTATTATTATTTGTGCTATTGGCCAAAAGAAATTGCGCTTTGGTAGCATAGCGGCCCTCATCCATATTATCTCTCGTAAGGTGCTTACTGACCAGCTGAAAGAATTAGTAGCTGATGGTATACTTTTACGAGAAGAGCACAAAGAAGTTCCGCCACGAGTAGAGTACAGCCTATCCGCGAAAGGACTGGAACTATTGCCTATTTTCAAACAGTTAGAGGCCTGGGAGCAAAAGTACAAAAAGTGCGATTAG
- the istA gene encoding IS21 family transposase: MDLKQIINLHLRGLSNRQIALTLGVNRNTVNHYLRSLQSSDQPMEALLQLDTDALEELFSSKTTINNDRYAVLMRFFETMHPQRHHPGFTLQYHYQLYAEQTQDSYSYTQFTTHYQRKYKQAKGSMKLEHKAGKELYVDFAGKKLEVVDPSTGEVSQVEVFVATLPFSQYTYVEACKSQKREDFIQCLNNALRFFGGVPVAIVSDNLKSAVTRSSKYEAVINKTFKDFAHHYGCAINPTRSYAPQDKALVENAVQLAYQRIYYPMRKMTFFSIEALNEEIQHHLKGYNNVLFQRKEASRKELFQSVESSLLKSLPQSTYQVKEYARAKVQKMGYVYFSADKTYYSVPYRYIGSQTQIQYTSKHVEVYYKSQRIALHNRVMSKGAYITNKNHLSSTHRAYSQWSPQYFSDQGGKIGVNVKLFMTGLFLQGDYPEINYKRAMGILMLAKNYGHERVDKACLRAVHHDTYSYQRLKNILSNNMDEHEIEQENHQSHIPSHKNIRGANHYQ; the protein is encoded by the coding sequence ATGGACTTAAAACAAATTATCAATCTTCATTTGAGAGGGCTGAGCAATCGGCAAATTGCTTTGACCCTGGGTGTGAATAGAAACACTGTTAACCATTATTTGCGATCACTTCAGTCAAGCGATCAGCCCATGGAAGCATTGCTACAGTTGGATACTGATGCTTTAGAAGAGCTATTTTCGTCTAAGACAACCATAAACAATGATCGTTATGCGGTTTTAATGCGTTTTTTTGAGACCATGCACCCACAGCGTCATCACCCTGGCTTTACCCTTCAGTACCACTACCAGTTGTATGCTGAGCAAACTCAGGATAGTTACAGTTACACTCAGTTTACCACCCATTATCAGCGTAAGTACAAACAGGCCAAAGGTTCTATGAAGTTAGAGCACAAGGCAGGAAAAGAGCTTTATGTTGATTTTGCAGGTAAGAAATTAGAAGTAGTAGATCCATCTACAGGAGAAGTAAGCCAGGTAGAAGTTTTTGTGGCCACACTTCCTTTTAGTCAGTATACTTATGTGGAAGCATGTAAAAGTCAAAAAAGGGAGGACTTTATTCAATGCCTCAATAATGCACTCCGCTTCTTTGGAGGAGTACCTGTAGCCATCGTGTCAGACAACCTTAAATCGGCAGTTACCCGATCCAGTAAGTATGAGGCGGTTATTAATAAAACTTTCAAAGACTTCGCTCATCACTATGGGTGTGCCATAAACCCTACACGTAGTTATGCCCCACAAGATAAAGCACTGGTAGAAAATGCTGTTCAGCTGGCCTATCAGCGCATTTATTACCCTATGCGTAAAATGACTTTCTTCTCTATTGAAGCGCTTAATGAAGAGATCCAGCATCATCTTAAGGGCTATAATAATGTGCTTTTTCAAAGAAAAGAAGCTTCCAGAAAAGAGCTGTTCCAATCCGTAGAATCATCCCTTCTAAAAAGCTTACCCCAAAGTACTTATCAGGTTAAAGAATACGCCAGAGCCAAGGTACAGAAGATGGGATATGTATACTTCTCGGCTGACAAGACTTATTATAGCGTTCCCTATCGCTACATTGGCTCTCAAACTCAGATACAGTACACCTCCAAACATGTTGAAGTATACTACAAAAGCCAACGCATTGCGCTGCATAATAGAGTAATGAGTAAGGGTGCTTATATTACTAATAAGAATCACCTCTCCAGTACACACCGTGCTTATAGCCAATGGAGTCCCCAGTATTTTTCTGATCAGGGAGGTAAAATAGGTGTAAATGTAAAGCTGTTTATGACAGGTTTATTCCTGCAGGGTGACTATCCTGAGATTAACTACAAAAGAGCCATGGGCATTTTAATGCTGGCCAAAAACTATGGCCATGAGCGTGTAGATAAAGCCTGCCTAAGGGCTGTTCATCATGACACATACAGCTATCAAAGGCTCAAAAATATACTCAGTAATAATATGGACGAGCATGAAATAGAACAAGAAAATCATCAATCACATATCCCTTCTCACAAAAACATCAGAGGGGCTAACCATTACCAGTAA
- the istB gene encoding IS21-like element helper ATPase IstB encodes MNNNQTIEKLKSMRLSAMAELHRQQLSSNAYQKCTPDEYLALLTESEWEDRQNKKITRLMKKATFKQQADMDEIIFSENRNLDKNMFNRLSSLQFIKQSENIIITGASGVGKSFMSQAIGRQACLMGYSTIYQVTARLFNKMKLAKVDGTYIKELKRITSAQLLILDDFGLQSMDNIAREVLMDIIDDRHGKTSTIISSQIPVSAWYDIIGEGTIADAILDRLVNSSHRIDLKGESLRKGMLKH; translated from the coding sequence ATGAACAATAATCAAACAATAGAAAAACTAAAATCCATGAGGCTATCTGCGATGGCTGAACTGCACAGACAACAACTCAGCAGCAATGCTTATCAAAAATGCACCCCAGATGAATATCTGGCCTTACTCACTGAAAGTGAATGGGAAGACAGGCAGAATAAGAAGATTACACGGCTGATGAAAAAGGCCACCTTCAAGCAGCAGGCAGACATGGATGAAATAATCTTCTCTGAAAATAGGAATCTGGATAAAAACATGTTCAACAGGTTGTCCTCCTTACAGTTCATCAAGCAAAGTGAAAACATCATTATTACAGGTGCTTCAGGAGTAGGCAAAAGCTTTATGAGTCAGGCCATAGGCAGACAAGCTTGTCTGATGGGCTATAGCACCATCTATCAGGTAACAGCTCGCCTGTTCAACAAAATGAAACTCGCCAAAGTAGATGGCACCTATATCAAAGAACTTAAAAGAATTACCTCTGCCCAACTCTTAATACTAGATGATTTTGGTTTACAAAGCATGGACAATATTGCAAGAGAAGTACTTATGGATATTATCGATGATCGTCATGGAAAAACTTCAACTATAATCTCCTCTCAAATACCAGTATCAGCCTGGTATGATATTATTGGTGAAGGCACTATTGCTGATGCCATATTAGACAGGCTCGTTAACTCTTCTCATAGAATAGATCTCAAAGGAGAATCTTTGAGAAAAGGTATGTTGAAACATTAA